A stretch of the Streptococcus oralis genome encodes the following:
- a CDS encoding MptD family putative ECF transporter S component has translation MKKNILTALLAAVLYFLCVGIGVFLGHLVDQTGNMFYAPAFSALVGGSVYMLLLTKVPRFGAITSLGLFMAIFFLASKHGAGAFLPGLACGLVADAIARLGNYRDRIKNTLSFLVFAFSTSGPIFLMWIRPKTYVATLLARGKSQEYIDRIMVAPELDKILLFVSSILLGALMGAVVGQAISKKLTHKI, from the coding sequence ATGAAGAAAAATATCTTAACCGCCCTCTTGGCCGCCGTCCTCTACTTTCTCTGTGTAGGGATTGGAGTCTTCCTAGGACACCTGGTCGATCAAACAGGCAATATGTTCTACGCGCCGGCCTTTTCTGCCCTTGTCGGTGGCAGTGTCTACATGCTTCTTTTGACGAAGGTCCCTCGTTTTGGCGCTATCACCAGTCTAGGACTTTTTATGGCAATTTTCTTCCTAGCCAGCAAGCATGGCGCTGGTGCCTTTCTCCCAGGACTCGCCTGTGGTCTTGTAGCAGATGCCATCGCTCGTCTCGGAAACTACAGAGATCGAATCAAAAACACCCTCTCCTTCCTCGTCTTTGCTTTTAGCACAAGTGGCCCTATCTTCCTCATGTGGATCCGTCCCAAAACTTACGTGGCCACCTTACTTGCGCGTGGGAAATCCCAAGAATACATTGACCGTATCATGGTCGCTCCAGAGTTGGACAAAATCCTTCTCTTTGTTTCAAGCATCCTCCTAGGTGCCTTGATGGGGGCTGTGGTTGGGCAAGCCATTAGTAAAAAGCTTACACACAAGATCTAA
- a CDS encoding sensor histidine kinase — MKNWRQNRMKQFWLHSLLRIYSLVMIVVIASFAIMLSYADWDSREKEAQRVAERVTTRTVSEVEYYHRESTQLAQSLVENQARIEGIYKYFSLSTPDYFYWQLERKTSPYISVSLYENIDDLYVRNDFVTGVAIVLQDYKEVYVSTREKRSGEKIPAEDFKPTANSFAIPVSDPVSDKDLGVIYISLSPDVLHGAIDNTRGHIPMAVTVTSPFETEMFHIGEKVSAERENWFVGVTSHGYQVRVAVPKNFVLTGTLTSSAVIIGLSILFIIILYVTLRQTFSNYQKQVVDLVDSIEVIAQGEEGLRIDTSEKDQELLLIAETTNDMLDRLEKNIHDIYQLELSQKDANMRALQAQINPHFMYNTLEFLRMYAVMQSQDELADIIYEFSSLLRNNISDERETTLKQELEFCRKYSYLCMVRYPKSIAYGFKIEPELEEMRIPKFTLQPLVENYFAHGVDHRRTDNVISIKALKGQGFVEILVEDNGRGMSAEKLASLQEKLTQRSFEHEASYSGERQSIGIVNVHERFVLYFGDRYQISVESAEQEGVRYHIIIQDE, encoded by the coding sequence ATGAAAAATTGGCGACAAAATAGAATGAAGCAGTTTTGGCTTCACTCTCTTTTACGGATTTATAGTTTGGTTATGATCGTGGTCATTGCCAGTTTTGCGATTATGCTATCGTATGCTGACTGGGACTCGCGTGAGAAAGAGGCCCAACGGGTTGCAGAACGTGTGACCACTCGGACAGTGAGCGAAGTGGAATATTATCACAGAGAGTCAACTCAACTTGCTCAGTCTTTGGTTGAAAATCAGGCCCGCATCGAAGGAATTTACAAGTATTTCAGTCTCAGCACACCAGACTACTTCTACTGGCAATTAGAGCGTAAAACTTCACCTTATATATCGGTTTCCCTGTATGAAAATATTGATGACCTCTATGTTCGGAATGATTTTGTGACTGGAGTGGCCATTGTTCTTCAGGACTACAAGGAAGTGTATGTTTCGACTAGAGAAAAACGCAGTGGAGAGAAAATTCCTGCGGAGGATTTTAAGCCGACAGCTAATAGTTTTGCCATTCCTGTTTCCGATCCTGTGTCTGACAAGGATTTAGGAGTGATTTATATCTCCCTATCCCCAGATGTTTTACATGGAGCTATTGACAATACAAGGGGCCATATCCCAATGGCTGTAACAGTAACTTCGCCTTTTGAGACTGAGATGTTCCATATTGGGGAGAAGGTCTCAGCCGAGCGAGAAAACTGGTTTGTGGGTGTCACCTCTCACGGTTATCAGGTTCGAGTTGCTGTTCCTAAAAATTTTGTTCTTACAGGAACTTTGACGAGTTCTGCTGTTATTATTGGGCTAAGTATTCTCTTTATCATCATTTTGTACGTGACCCTTAGACAGACTTTTTCAAATTACCAAAAGCAGGTCGTAGATCTAGTAGATTCGATCGAGGTGATTGCTCAAGGGGAAGAAGGCCTTCGAATCGATACCTCTGAAAAAGACCAAGAGTTGCTTCTCATTGCAGAAACAACCAATGATATGTTGGATCGCCTGGAAAAAAATATCCATGATATCTATCAGCTAGAGCTCAGTCAAAAAGATGCCAATATGCGAGCCCTGCAAGCTCAAATCAATCCTCACTTTATGTACAATACTCTAGAGTTTTTACGGATGTATGCCGTCATGCAAAGTCAGGATGAACTGGCAGATATTATCTATGAATTTAGCAGCTTGTTACGCAACAATATCTCTGACGAGCGGGAAACGACCTTGAAGCAGGAGTTGGAATTTTGCCGAAAATATAGCTATCTCTGTATGGTACGTTATCCTAAATCCATTGCTTATGGTTTCAAGATTGAACCAGAATTGGAAGAAATGAGGATTCCAAAATTTACACTCCAACCATTAGTAGAAAACTACTTTGCCCATGGTGTGGACCATCGCAGAACGGATAATGTCATCAGTATTAAAGCCTTGAAGGGCCAAGGCTTCGTTGAAATCCTAGTGGAAGACAATGGTCGGGGAATGTCCGCTGAGAAACTAGCTAGCTTGCAAGAAAAATTAACTCAGAGAAGTTTTGAACACGAGGCAAGCTATAGTGGGGAGCGGCAATCAATTGGAATAGTAAATGTACACGAACGCTTTGTTCTCTACTTTGGGGATCGCTACCAAATCAGTGTAGAGTCAGCTGAGCAAGAAGGTGTTCGTTACCATATCATTATCCAGGATGAATAG
- a CDS encoding YesL family protein has translation MGKFLEFVFNRIFLGMIATAYFWLLTLAGGVVFGLAPASATLMSLYGEHGYTYRAYHLKEAWELYKSNFVKSNLAFYSFVFVDLVLVYGLYLLVQLPHQTIFHLLATFLNVLVVALVFLAYTVSLKLQVYFDLSYQNTLKLSLIGIFMSLPAIAKVLLGSALLVGVGYYMPALLFFVGIGMWHFFISDMLEPIYESIHEKLATK, from the coding sequence ATGGGAAAATTTCTAGAATTCGTCTTTAATCGTATCTTTTTGGGAATGATTGCGACGGCTTATTTCTGGCTATTAACACTAGCAGGAGGAGTGGTATTTGGTTTGGCACCAGCTAGTGCAACTCTTATGAGTTTGTATGGGGAGCATGGTTATACCTATCGAGCCTACCATTTGAAGGAAGCTTGGGAATTGTATAAGAGCAATTTTGTCAAGAGCAATCTGGCTTTCTATAGTTTTGTGTTTGTGGATCTTGTCCTAGTTTATGGTTTGTATCTTCTAGTTCAATTGCCCCACCAGACGATTTTCCACCTCTTGGCGACCTTTCTCAACGTCCTTGTAGTTGCTCTTGTCTTTCTAGCCTATACTGTGTCCTTGAAACTTCAGGTGTACTTTGATTTATCCTACCAAAACACCTTAAAACTGTCCCTTATCGGGATTTTTATGAGCTTACCTGCGATTGCCAAGGTTTTACTCGGGTCCGCTCTCCTTGTAGGAGTTGGTTATTATATGCCTGCCTTGCTCTTTTTTGTAGGAATTGGGATGTGGCATTTCTTTATCAGTGATATGTTGGAACCTATTTATGAAAGTATCCATGAAAAATTGGCGACAAAATAG
- a CDS encoding AzlC family ABC transporter permease produces MKEKGFWEGVQAAMPTALGYVSIGLACGIIGAPYVTPVEMGLMSLFVYAGSAQFAMLALIAVQAPVAAIAMTVFLINLRLFLLSLHASTYFRHTSLWQNIGMSSLLTDETYGVLMGELAHTDKVNPMWMHGNNLNSYVAWFIGTVAGTALGGLLPNPEVFGLDFALVGMFIGIFTSQFQIMQRRVPVRNLLRILAVVAVSFFLLLTVVSQSLAVLFATLLGCTMGVVLDGQ; encoded by the coding sequence ATGAAAGAAAAAGGATTTTGGGAAGGTGTTCAGGCAGCTATGCCGACTGCCCTCGGCTATGTTAGTATCGGTCTAGCTTGTGGGATTATCGGCGCTCCCTATGTGACACCTGTTGAGATGGGTTTGATGAGCCTCTTTGTTTATGCTGGGAGTGCCCAGTTTGCCATGTTGGCATTGATTGCGGTACAAGCACCTGTCGCAGCTATTGCTATGACGGTCTTTTTGATCAACTTGCGTCTCTTTTTGCTGAGTTTGCATGCGTCGACTTATTTCCGTCATACTAGTCTCTGGCAAAATATCGGTATGTCTAGCCTTTTGACAGATGAGACTTACGGGGTTTTGATGGGAGAATTAGCCCATACAGACAAGGTCAATCCTATGTGGATGCATGGGAACAATCTCAACAGTTATGTAGCCTGGTTTATTGGGACAGTGGCGGGGACGGCTTTAGGTGGGCTTCTTCCAAATCCTGAGGTCTTTGGCTTAGACTTTGCCCTTGTCGGAATGTTTATCGGGATTTTTACTTCGCAATTTCAGATTATGCAAAGACGGGTTCCTGTACGGAATCTGCTGCGGATCCTAGCCGTTGTTGCGGTGTCCTTCTTTTTGCTCTTGACAGTGGTGTCTCAGTCGCTAGCTGTTCTGTTTGCGACCTTGCTAGGTTGTACCATGGGGGTGGTCTTAGATGGTCAGTAA
- a CDS encoding amino acid ABC transporter substrate-binding protein, with protein MKKIVKYSSLAALGLVAAGVLAACSGGDKKDTATSEAASGKKEIIVATNASPKPFNYEENGELTGYEIEVVRAIFKDSDKYDVKFEKTEWSGVFAGLDSDRYQMAVNNISYTKERAEKYLYAAPTAKNPNVLVVKKDDDSIKSLDDIGGKSTEVVQGTTSAKQLEDYNKQHADNPTVLNYTKADFQQIMSRLSDGQFDYKIFDKIGVETVIKNQGLDNLKVIELPSDQQPYVYPLLAKGQDELKSFVDKRIQELYKDGTLEKLSKQFFGDTYLPAEADIK; from the coding sequence ATGAAAAAAATCGTCAAATATTCATCTCTTGCTGCTCTAGGACTTGTTGCCGCAGGTGTACTAGCAGCTTGTTCAGGTGGAGATAAAAAAGATACTGCAACTAGCGAAGCAGCATCTGGTAAGAAAGAAATTATCGTTGCAACCAATGCTTCACCAAAACCATTTAACTACGAAGAAAATGGCGAGTTGACTGGTTATGAGATTGAAGTAGTCCGTGCTATCTTTAAAGACTCTGACAAATACGATGTCAAGTTTGAAAAGACAGAGTGGTCAGGTGTCTTTGCAGGTCTTGATAGCGACCGTTACCAAATGGCTGTGAACAATATCAGCTATACCAAAGAACGTGCTGAAAAATACCTTTATGCAGCTCCAACTGCTAAAAACCCTAACGTTCTCGTTGTGAAGAAAGACGATGATAGCATCAAGTCGCTTGATGACATCGGAGGCAAGTCTACTGAGGTCGTTCAAGGGACAACATCAGCTAAACAGCTAGAAGATTATAACAAACAACACGCTGACAATCCAACGGTTCTTAACTACACTAAGGCTGATTTCCAACAAATCATGTCTCGTTTGAGCGATGGTCAGTTTGACTACAAGATCTTCGATAAAATTGGTGTTGAAACAGTTATCAAGAACCAAGGTTTGGACAACTTGAAAGTCATTGAACTTCCAAGCGACCAACAACCTTACGTTTACCCACTTCTTGCTAAAGGTCAAGATGAGTTGAAATCATTTGTAGACAAACGTATCCAAGAACTCTACAAAGACGGAACTCTTGAAAAATTGTCTAAACAGTTCTTCGGAGACACTTATCTCCCAGCAGAAGCTGATATTAAATAG
- a CDS encoding MetQ/NlpA family ABC transporter substrate-binding protein, with the protein MKIKKWLGVAALATVAGLTLAACGNSEKKADNETVVKIATVNRSGSEEARWDKIQELVEKDGIKLEFTEFTDYSQPNKATADGEVDLNAFQHYNFLNNWNKENGKDLVAIADTYISPIRLYSGKNGEENKYTKVEEIPDNGEIAVPNDATNESRALYLLQSAGLIKLDVSGTALATVANITENPKNLKITELDASQTARSLSSVDAAVVNNTFVTEAKLDYKKALFKEQADENSKQWYNIIVAKKDWESSPKADAIKKIIAAYHTDEVKKVIEETSDGLDQPVW; encoded by the coding sequence ATGAAAATTAAAAAATGGCTCGGTGTAGCAGCTCTTGCTACAGTCGCAGGTTTGACTCTTGCAGCTTGCGGAAATTCAGAAAAGAAAGCAGACAACGAAACAGTTGTCAAAATTGCAACAGTTAACCGTAGCGGTTCTGAAGAAGCACGTTGGGATAAAATCCAAGAATTGGTTGAAAAAGATGGTATTAAATTGGAATTCACAGAGTTCACAGACTATTCACAACCAAACAAGGCAACTGCTGATGGCGAAGTAGACTTGAATGCTTTCCAACACTACAACTTCTTGAACAACTGGAACAAAGAAAACGGGAAAGACCTTGTAGCGATTGCAGATACCTACATCTCACCAATCCGTCTTTACTCAGGTAAAAATGGGGAAGAAAACAAGTACACCAAAGTGGAAGAAATCCCAGATAACGGTGAAATCGCCGTACCAAACGATGCAACAAACGAAAGCCGTGCACTTTACTTGCTTCAATCAGCTGGTTTGATCAAATTGGATGTTTCTGGAACTGCCCTTGCAACAGTTGCTAACATCACAGAAAATCCAAAGAACTTGAAGATTACTGAATTAGACGCTAGCCAAACAGCTCGTTCATTGTCATCAGTTGATGCTGCCGTTGTAAACAATACCTTCGTTACAGAAGCAAAATTGGACTACAAGAAAGCACTCTTCAAAGAACAAGCTGATGAAAACTCAAAACAATGGTACAACATCATTGTTGCGAAAAAAGATTGGGAATCATCACCTAAGGCTGATGCCATCAAGAAAATTATCGCAGCTTACCACACTGATGAAGTGAAAAAAGTTATCGAAGAAACATCAGACGGTTTGGACCAACCAGTTTGGTAA
- a CDS encoding AzlD domain-containing protein, protein MVSKYLLLAVIFSGLVTWIPRMIPFILVKYKGLPAIVERFLKFLPVSIIFALILSSVVTGKVGSLPQIKWLDFLAVFPTAWVAFRYRNLVATVLFGVVLIAVLRLVF, encoded by the coding sequence ATGGTCAGTAAATATCTTTTGTTAGCCGTTATCTTTTCAGGCCTAGTGACTTGGATTCCCCGTATGATTCCCTTCATCTTGGTTAAGTACAAGGGGTTGCCAGCTATCGTTGAGCGATTTTTGAAGTTCTTGCCTGTTTCCATTATCTTTGCCTTGATCCTTTCAAGCGTAGTGACTGGCAAGGTTGGCAGCCTTCCTCAGATCAAATGGCTGGACTTTTTAGCAGTCTTTCCAACGGCTTGGGTAGCCTTTCGCTACCGCAATCTAGTTGCTACAGTTCTCTTTGGAGTGGTCTTGATTGCAGTCTTGCGTCTGGTCTTTTAG
- a CDS encoding methionine ABC transporter ATP-binding protein — protein sequence MSRDIIKLDQIDVTFHQKKRTITAVKDVTIHIQEGDIYGIVGYSGAGKSTLVRVINLLQKPSAGKITIDDDVIFDGKVTLTAEQLRRKRQDIGMIFQHFNLMSQKTAEENVAFALKHSGLSKEEKKAKVAKLLDLVGLADRAENYPSQLSGGQKQRVAIARALANDPKILISDESTSALDPKTTKQILALLQDLNQKLGLTVVLITHEMQIVKDIANRVAVMQDGHLIEEGSVLEIFSDPKQPLTQDFISTATGIDEAMVKIEKQEIVEHLSENSILVQLKYAGASTDEPLLNELYKRYQVTANILYGNIEILDGTPVGELVVVLSGEKAALVGAQEAIRQAGVQLKVLKGGQ from the coding sequence ATGAGTAGAGATATTATCAAGTTAGATCAGATTGATGTGACTTTTCACCAAAAGAAGAGAACCATCACAGCGGTCAAGGATGTGACCATTCACATCCAAGAAGGGGATATCTACGGAATCGTTGGATATTCTGGAGCAGGGAAATCAACCCTTGTACGGGTGATTAACCTCTTGCAAAAACCATCTGCAGGGAAAATTACCATTGATGACGATGTGATTTTTGATGGTAAGGTCACTTTGACGGCGGAACAGTTACGTCGGAAACGTCAAGATATCGGGATGATTTTCCAACACTTTAATCTTATGAGCCAGAAAACGGCCGAGGAGAATGTGGCCTTTGCCCTTAAACATTCTGGACTCAGCAAGGAAGAAAAGAAAGCTAAAGTAGCCAAGTTGTTAGACTTGGTTGGCTTGGCGGATCGTGCTGAAAACTACCCTTCACAACTATCAGGAGGGCAAAAACAGCGTGTGGCCATTGCGCGTGCCTTGGCAAATGATCCAAAAATTTTGATTTCAGACGAGTCAACGTCTGCCCTCGACCCTAAGACAACTAAGCAGATTTTGGCCTTGTTGCAAGATTTGAACCAAAAATTAGGATTGACCGTTGTCTTGATTACGCATGAAATGCAGATTGTCAAAGATATTGCCAACCGTGTGGCAGTTATGCAGGATGGGCATTTGATTGAAGAGGGTAGTGTTCTTGAAATCTTCTCAGATCCTAAACAACCTTTGACCCAGGACTTTATCTCAACAGCTACAGGTATTGATGAAGCGATGGTCAAGATTGAGAAGCAAGAAATCGTAGAACACTTGTCTGAGAACAGTATCTTAGTGCAGCTCAAGTATGCAGGGGCTTCGACAGACGAGCCACTTTTGAATGAATTGTACAAGCGTTACCAAGTAACGGCCAATATCCTCTATGGGAATATTGAAATCCTCGATGGCACTCCAGTCGGAGAATTGGTTGTGGTCTTGTCAGGTGAAAAAGCAGCGCTAGTAGGTGCTCAAGAAGCCATCCGTCAGGCTGGTGTGCAGTTAAAAGTATTGAAGGGAGGACAGTAA
- a CDS encoding M20 family metallopeptidase, giving the protein MVFPSEQEQIEKFEKDHVAQHYFEVLRTLISKKSVFAQQVGLKEVANYLGEIFKRVGAEVEIDETYTAPFVMAHFKSSRPDAKTLIFYNHYDTVPADGDQVWTENPFTLSVRNGFMYGRGVDDDKGHITARLSALRKYMQHHDDLPVNISFIMEGAEESASMDLDKYLEKHADKLRGADLLVWEQGTKNALEQLEISGGNKGIVTFDAKVKSADVDIHSSYGGVVESAPWYLIQALSSLRAADGRILVEGLYENVQEPNERELALVDTYAQRNPEEISRIYGLELPLLQEDRAAFLKRFFFEPALNIEGIQSGYQGQGVKTILPAEASAKLEVRLVPGLEPHDVLEKIRKQLDKNGFDKVELYYTLGEMSYRSDMSAPAILNVIELAKKFYPQGVSVLPTTAGTGPMHTVFDALEVPMVAFGLGNANSRDHGGDENVRIADYYTHIELVEELIRSYE; this is encoded by the coding sequence ATGGTTTTTCCTAGCGAACAAGAGCAGATTGAAAAATTTGAGAAGGATCATGTGGCCCAACATTATTTTGAAGTCTTGCGCACCTTAATTTCCAAGAAATCAGTCTTTGCCCAGCAGGTTGGACTAAAGGAAGTCGCAAACTATCTGGGTGAGATTTTCAAGCGTGTAGGGGCTGAAGTAGAGATTGATGAGACTTATACGGCCCCTTTTGTCATGGCGCATTTCAAGAGTTCGCGTCCGGATGCCAAGACCTTGATTTTCTATAATCACTATGACACCGTGCCAGCAGATGGCGACCAGGTGTGGACAGAGAATCCTTTTACCCTTTCTGTGCGAAATGGCTTTATGTATGGGCGTGGGGTTGACGATGACAAGGGCCACATCACGGCTCGTTTGAGTGCTCTGAGAAAGTATATGCAGCACCATGATGACCTGCCTGTCAATATCAGCTTTATCATGGAAGGGGCAGAGGAATCTGCTTCTATGGATCTAGATAAGTATTTAGAGAAACACGCAGACAAACTTCGTGGGGCGGACTTGCTAGTCTGGGAGCAAGGGACCAAGAACGCCTTGGAACAGCTGGAAATCTCTGGCGGAAACAAGGGAATTGTAACCTTTGATGCTAAGGTAAAAAGTGCGGATGTGGATATTCACTCGAGTTATGGTGGTGTCGTGGAGTCAGCGCCGTGGTATCTTATCCAGGCCTTAAGTAGTCTGCGAGCTGCTGATGGACGTATCTTGGTAGAAGGCTTGTACGAGAATGTTCAAGAGCCAAATGAACGAGAACTAGCCTTGGTAGATACCTATGCCCAACGCAATCCTGAGGAAATCAGTCGCATTTATGGCTTGGAATTGCCTCTCTTACAAGAGGATCGTGCAGCCTTTCTAAAACGTTTCTTTTTCGAGCCAGCCCTTAATATCGAAGGGATTCAGTCAGGTTATCAAGGGCAAGGGGTTAAAACGATTTTGCCAGCAGAAGCCAGTGCTAAGCTAGAGGTTCGTTTGGTTCCTGGCCTAGAACCGCATGATGTTCTGGAAAAAATTCGGAAACAGCTAGACAAAAATGGCTTTGATAAGGTAGAATTATACTATACCTTGGGAGAGATGAGCTATCGAAGCGATATGAGCGCACCAGCCATTCTCAACGTAATCGAGTTGGCCAAGAAATTCTATCCACAGGGCGTTTCAGTCTTGCCGACAACAGCGGGGACAGGACCTATGCATACGGTCTTTGATGCCCTAGAGGTACCAATGGTGGCCTTCGGTCTAGGAAATGCCAATAGCCGAGACCATGGTGGAGATGAAAATGTGCGAATCGCCGATTACTACACCCATATTGAATTAGTAGAGGAGCTGATTAGAAGCTATGAGTAG
- a CDS encoding methionine ABC transporter permease — MESLIQTYLPNVYKMGWAGQAGWGTAIYLTLYMTVLSFIIGGFLGLVAGLFLVLTAPGGVLENKVIFWILDKITSIFRAVPFIILLAIMSPLSHLIVKTSIGPNAALVPLSFAVFAFFARQVQVVLAELDGGVIEAAQASGATFWDIVGVYLSEGLPDLIRVTTVTLISLVGETAMAGAVGAGGIGNVAIAYGFNRYNHDVTILATIIIILIIFTIQFLGDFLTKKLSHK; from the coding sequence ATGGAATCATTGATTCAAACCTATTTACCAAATGTCTATAAAATGGGCTGGGCTGGTCAGGCAGGCTGGGGAACAGCCATCTACCTAACTCTTTATATGACAGTTCTTTCCTTCATCATCGGAGGGTTCTTGGGGCTGGTGGCAGGTCTTTTCCTCGTCTTGACAGCGCCAGGTGGTGTCTTGGAAAATAAGGTTATCTTCTGGATTTTGGACAAGATTACCTCTATTTTCCGTGCGGTTCCTTTCATCATCCTCTTGGCAATCATGTCGCCACTCTCTCACTTGATCGTCAAGACGAGCATCGGGCCAAATGCAGCTCTTGTGCCACTTTCTTTTGCGGTTTTTGCCTTCTTTGCCCGTCAGGTGCAGGTGGTCTTGGCTGAACTAGATGGTGGTGTCATTGAGGCGGCTCAAGCGAGCGGAGCGACCTTCTGGGACATCGTGGGTGTTTACCTATCAGAAGGTCTTCCAGATTTGATTCGTGTGACGACTGTGACCTTGATTTCCCTTGTTGGGGAAACAGCTATGGCAGGAGCAGTTGGTGCTGGTGGTATCGGTAACGTAGCTATCGCTTATGGATTTAACCGTTACAATCACGATGTGACCATCTTGGCAACCATCATTATCATCTTGATTATCTTTACAATCCAGTTCTTGGGAGATTTCTTGACCAAGAAACTAAGTCATAAATAA